A segment of the Siphonobacter curvatus genome:
CGAATGGGAAAGCTTTTCCATCGGCGGTCTGCATATTCCACTCGATGAGTTACTGCTGCGGGTACACGATATTCCCGATAGCTGGAAGAACGAAGAAATCGTCGTCATCTGTGGCTCGGGAATGCAAAGTGCCGTAGCGACCCGCGTACTCGCCAAGCAGGGTTTCAACCGTATCCACAACCTGGAAGGAGGTCTGCAGGCGTACCTGAGTCTTTAGGCTAGTTTTCGTGAACGGCTACGGCAATTTTGGAGTCCGCCGTTCCG
Coding sequences within it:
- a CDS encoding rhodanese-like domain-containing protein; the encoded protein is MEAISAFELKRRLDAGEDLRILDIRTPYEWESFSIGGLHIPLDELLLRVHDIPDSWKNEEIVVICGSGMQSAVATRVLAKQGFNRIHNLEGGLQAYLSL